The Chloroherpetonaceae bacterium genome includes a window with the following:
- the trxA gene encoding thioredoxin: MAKYITATDANFEAEVLKSDKPVLVDFWAVWCGPCRMIAPVVEELAAEYEGKAKVAKLNVDENPMTSMKYGIRSIPTLLIFKNGQVVDQIIGAVPKGVIESKLKLQLA, from the coding sequence ATGGCAAAATACATCACAGCAACTGATGCCAACTTCGAGGCAGAGGTGCTGAAATCCGACAAACCTGTTTTAGTTGACTTTTGGGCAGTCTGGTGCGGTCCATGCCGAATGATTGCACCCGTCGTCGAAGAGTTGGCTGCCGAGTATGAGGGCAAAGCCAAGGTAGCAAAGCTCAACGTCGATGAAAACCCAATGACCTCAATGAAATACGGCATTCGAAGCATTCCCACCTTGCTCATCTTTAAGAATGGGCAAGTCGTTGACCAAATCATCGGGGCGGTCCCAAAAGGCGTCATTGAAAGCAAACTCAAATTGCAGTTGGCATAG
- a CDS encoding glutaredoxin family protein, which produces MTTKITIYATTWCPDCYRIERVLTEHNIPFEKIDIERVAGAAEIVMKHTGGKHVVPTVVVRTQSAEAVFVNPRPLQLLEALSAAEQL; this is translated from the coding sequence ATGACAACGAAAATTACAATCTATGCCACAACGTGGTGCCCTGACTGCTACCGCATTGAGCGAGTGCTGACCGAACACAACATTCCTTTTGAAAAGATTGACATTGAGCGCGTAGCAGGCGCAGCTGAAATCGTGATGAAACATACAGGAGGCAAACATGTGGTGCCAACTGTAGTGGTGCGCACGCAAAGCGCTGAAGCCGTCTTCGTCAATCCCAGACCCCTTCAGCTCTTGGAAGCACTCAGTGCAGCCGAACAGCTTTGA
- the trxB gene encoding thioredoxin-disulfide reductase: MSEHTHYEVVIIGSGPAGLTAAIYAARAMLHPLVIDGVQPGGQLMTTTEVENYPGFARGIMGPQLMDEMREQAKRFGTEFLYGEVTAVDLSERPFKLTVDDKKTVLAETLIIAAGARAKLLGLESERKYMGYGVSACATCDGFFFKGKNVFVVGGGDSAMEEALFLTKYAASVTILHRRDEFRASKIMLDRARRNPKIKFITSVVVEDILGDGKVLTGLRLHYLKTGERVEVPADGLFVAIGHEPNTKLFVGQLALDPQGYIITKKSTMETSVEGVFACGDVQDSQYRQAITAAGTGCMAAIDAERFLERRKSELAQKVAP, translated from the coding sequence ATGTCCGAGCACACACATTACGAGGTCGTCATCATAGGTTCAGGCCCAGCAGGCTTGACTGCGGCAATTTACGCTGCACGCGCCATGTTGCACCCCTTGGTGATTGATGGTGTGCAACCCGGCGGTCAGCTGATGACAACTACTGAGGTTGAAAACTACCCCGGCTTTGCGCGCGGCATAATGGGGCCGCAACTGATGGACGAAATGCGTGAGCAAGCAAAGCGCTTTGGCACAGAATTTCTTTACGGTGAGGTAACGGCTGTCGATTTGTCAGAACGCCCATTCAAACTTACAGTTGATGACAAGAAAACTGTTCTGGCAGAGACGCTTATCATCGCTGCAGGCGCACGCGCAAAGCTCTTAGGCTTGGAAAGCGAGCGCAAGTATATGGGCTATGGCGTCTCTGCATGCGCCACATGTGATGGCTTTTTCTTCAAGGGCAAAAATGTCTTTGTGGTGGGTGGTGGCGATTCAGCAATGGAAGAAGCCCTATTTCTCACCAAATATGCGGCAAGCGTAACAATTCTGCATCGCCGTGATGAATTTCGAGCATCCAAAATTATGCTAGACCGTGCCCGCCGAAATCCCAAAATCAAATTCATCACAAGCGTTGTGGTCGAGGACATCTTGGGCGATGGCAAAGTGCTCACTGGGCTTCGGCTGCACTACCTCAAAACAGGTGAGCGCGTAGAAGTACCAGCCGATGGCTTATTTGTCGCAATTGGGCACGAACCGAATACCAAGCTATTTGTCGGACAACTGGCACTTGACCCGCAAGGCTATATCATCACCAAGAAGTCTACGATGGAAACCAGCGTTGAGGGCGTTTTTGCCTGCGGTGATGTACAAGATAGTCAGTATCGACAAGCCATAACAGCAGCGGGCACAGGCTGTATGGCTGCCATAGATGCAGAACGGTTTCTGGAGCGCAGAAAATCGGAGCTGGCACAGAAGGTTGCACCCTAA
- the rpmB gene encoding 50S ribosomal protein L28: MAKVCALTGKKPVYGNAVSHANNHRRTRFEPNLHEKRIWLEEEKRWVRVRLSAKALRTIAKKGTAELARVLKAR, from the coding sequence ATGGCAAAAGTTTGTGCACTCACTGGCAAAAAGCCCGTGTATGGAAACGCCGTATCGCATGCGAACAATCACCGTCGCACACGCTTTGAGCCAAACTTGCATGAAAAGCGTATTTGGCTCGAAGAAGAAAAGCGTTGGGTGCGTGTGCGCCTTTCAGCAAAAGCGCTGCGCACAATCGCCAAGAAAGGCACGGCTGAGTTGGCCAGAGTCCTGAAAGCGCGCTAA
- the rnhA gene encoding ribonuclease HI: MPKRKQVTIYTDGACSGNPGKGGWAAILLYGNTTKELSGFEAHTTNNRMELLSAVKALEALKEPCTVDLYSDSAYLVNAFNQGWLSVWQKNGWKTTQKKPVLNQDLWQRLADLTAKHTVRFHKVKGHSDNALNNRCDFLATQAIANHYAHQD, encoded by the coding sequence ATGCCTAAACGAAAGCAAGTAACAATATACACCGATGGTGCCTGCAGCGGTAATCCGGGCAAGGGAGGCTGGGCAGCTATTCTCCTCTACGGCAACACCACAAAAGAGCTGTCTGGCTTTGAAGCACACACCACCAACAACCGCATGGAACTGCTCTCCGCAGTTAAAGCGCTGGAAGCTCTCAAAGAACCTTGCACGGTCGATCTCTACAGCGACTCGGCCTATCTTGTGAATGCATTCAATCAAGGTTGGCTAAGTGTGTGGCAAAAAAACGGCTGGAAAACGACTCAAAAAAAGCCTGTGCTGAACCAAGACCTGTGGCAACGGTTAGCTGATCTGACAGCCAAGCACACCGTGCGTTTCCACAAGGTAAAGGGACACAGCGACAATGCACTGAACAACCGCTGCGACTTCTTAGCCACACAAGCGATTGCTAACCACTATGCACATCAAGACTGA
- a CDS encoding peroxiredoxin, protein MKNQNTFSLVRTVLVLLFALTLAACAAKSNETALKAGDLAPDFELKADDGRTIKLSDYRDKTVVLFFYPKDETPGCTKEACAFRDVYAEFKAADIEVFGISVDNVASHQAFKQKQNLNFTLLADETKEVCKKYGVLGALGFAQRVTFLIGKGGVIKKIFRDVQPEVHAKEVLEVAKTI, encoded by the coding sequence ATGAAGAACCAAAATACATTTTCTCTGGTTCGCACCGTGCTGGTGCTACTTTTTGCGCTGACGCTGGCTGCCTGCGCTGCAAAGTCCAATGAAACGGCACTTAAGGCTGGAGACCTTGCGCCAGACTTTGAGCTGAAGGCTGACGATGGACGCACAATCAAACTATCTGACTACAGGGATAAAACGGTCGTGCTGTTTTTCTACCCAAAAGATGAAACGCCGGGCTGCACCAAAGAAGCTTGCGCATTTCGTGATGTCTATGCAGAGTTTAAAGCAGCAGACATTGAAGTCTTTGGCATCAGTGTGGATAATGTGGCGTCTCATCAAGCCTTTAAGCAAAAGCAAAATTTGAACTTCACGCTGCTGGCTGACGAGACGAAAGAAGTGTGCAAAAAGTATGGTGTGCTAGGTGCATTAGGCTTTGCACAACGCGTAACCTTTCTCATTGGTAAGGGCGGCGTAATTAAAAAGATTTTTAGAGACGTGCAGCCTGAAGTGCATGCGAAAGAAGTCTTAGAAGTGGCAAAGACCATTTAG